From a single Nicotiana tomentosiformis chromosome 2, ASM39032v3, whole genome shotgun sequence genomic region:
- the LOC138905759 gene encoding uncharacterized protein, translated as MVRDYPKHRRGAPPQTTQAPRIPLGPQAFQVMVTALVSTLPTQPTKGGGRTGRHNLKAGGHAKYYALPSRSKEVASDSIITGIVPICHRDASVLFDLGFTYSYVSTYFAPYLGIPRDSLSSHVSVSMPEGDSIVVDHVYQSCLVVLGGFETRVDLLLLSMVEVDVILGMDWLSPYHTILDYHSKTVTLAMQGLSRLEWRGTLDYVPSKVVSFLKIQHMVGKGCDAYLEYVRDISVDTPTIESIMVVRDYPDVFPADLPGIPPYKDIDFGIDL; from the coding sequence atggtgagggattaccccaaacacaggaggggtgcacctccacagactactcaggctccacgtattccaTTGGGTCCTCAGGCTTTTCAGGTCATGGTTACTGCACTAGTTTCCACTCTACCTACACAGCCAACtaaaggtggaggtcggacaggtagacaTAACCTTAAAGCGGGAGGCCATGCcaaatattatgctcttccttctAGGTCGAAGGAAGTTGCATCTGACTcaattatcacaggtattgttccgatttgtcatagagatgcatcagtcttatttgatctaggcttcacttattcctatgtatcgacttattttgctccgtatttgggtataccccgtgattctttgagttctcatgtcTCTGTGTCCATGCCTGAgggtgattccattgttgttgaccatgtgtatcagtcgtgtttagttgttcttggtggttttgagaccagagttgatctattgttgctcagtatggtagaagttgatgttatcttgggcatggactggttgtctccctatcatacTATCCTTGATTACCactccaagacggtgacattggctatgcaaGGTTTGtcgcggttggagtggagaggtactttagattatgttcctagcaaggtggtgtctttccttaagATACAacatatggttggaaagggatgtgatgcgtatctagaaTATGTGAGGGatatcagtgttgatactcctaccattgagtcaatTATGGTAGtaagggattatccagatgtatttccggcggatcttccgggcataccGCCTTACaaagatatcgattttggtattgatttgtaa